From Enterococcus mundtii, the proteins below share one genomic window:
- a CDS encoding NCS2 family permease, producing MEKFFQLKKNNTNVPTEIMAGVTTFFAMSYILFVNPTILSAAGMPFQAVFLATIIASIIGTLVMGLFANVPYAQAPGMGLNAFFTFTVVFGLGYSWQEALAMVFICGLINVFITVTNIRKMIIHAIPESLQHAIGGGIGIFVAYVGIKNAGFLSFSADQSAISSSVVDNGQVTNVTINGGIVPELANFNNAPILLAVIGLVLTAILVVKNIRGAILIGIVVTTIIGILMGVVDLGAIDWEQNSLGNSINELGTTFGAAFGAEGMQSLFSDSSKIPQVLMTIIAFSLSDTFDTIGTFIGTGRRTGIFSKEDEEALEDGRGFRTKMDKALFADAIATSIGAIFGTSNTTTYVESAAGIGAGGRTGLTSVVVAALFALSSLFSPLIAIVPAQATAPALILVGVMMMASFADINWLDMEEALPAFFASIFMGLAYSISYGIAAGFIFYTIMKVVKGKTSEISFALWVVDILFILNFVILAII from the coding sequence ATGGAAAAGTTTTTCCAACTAAAGAAAAATAATACAAATGTACCAACAGAAATAATGGCGGGTGTCACGACATTTTTTGCCATGAGTTATATATTATTTGTTAATCCGACGATCTTGTCAGCTGCTGGCATGCCATTTCAGGCAGTCTTTTTAGCGACGATCATTGCTTCGATCATCGGTACTTTAGTTATGGGATTATTTGCTAATGTGCCGTATGCACAAGCCCCTGGAATGGGTTTGAATGCTTTCTTCACGTTTACAGTTGTTTTTGGATTAGGTTATTCTTGGCAAGAAGCATTAGCCATGGTCTTTATTTGTGGGTTGATCAATGTATTTATTACAGTAACAAATATTCGGAAAATGATCATCCATGCCATTCCTGAGAGTTTACAACATGCAATTGGCGGTGGTATCGGGATTTTTGTTGCATACGTTGGGATCAAAAATGCTGGCTTTTTGTCTTTTTCTGCAGATCAATCAGCGATTTCTAGCTCTGTGGTTGACAACGGTCAAGTAACCAACGTGACCATCAATGGTGGCATCGTTCCAGAACTTGCAAACTTCAATAATGCGCCAATCTTATTAGCAGTCATCGGGCTAGTATTGACAGCGATTTTAGTGGTTAAAAATATCCGTGGCGCGATCTTGATCGGGATCGTTGTAACGACGATCATCGGGATTTTGATGGGGGTCGTTGATCTAGGAGCGATCGACTGGGAACAAAATTCTTTGGGGAATTCGATCAATGAACTGGGAACAACCTTTGGTGCGGCATTCGGTGCGGAAGGGATGCAATCATTATTTAGTGATAGCTCTAAGATTCCACAAGTACTGATGACGATCATCGCATTTAGTTTATCCGATACATTTGATACGATCGGAACATTCATCGGTACCGGTAGACGTACAGGAATCTTCTCTAAAGAAGATGAAGAAGCTTTAGAAGACGGTCGAGGATTTAGAACAAAAATGGATAAAGCGTTGTTTGCTGATGCAATCGCCACATCGATCGGTGCGATTTTTGGAACATCGAATACTACGACTTATGTTGAATCGGCAGCTGGAATCGGTGCTGGTGGACGTACAGGTTTGACTTCAGTCGTCGTAGCTGCATTATTTGCTTTGAGTAGTTTATTCTCTCCACTGATTGCTATTGTACCGGCACAAGCGACTGCACCAGCATTGATCTTAGTTGGTGTGATGATGATGGCTTCGTTTGCTGATATCAATTGGTTAGATATGGAAGAAGCATTACCTGCCTTTTTTGCTTCGATCTTCATGGGATTAGCTTATAGCATCTCATACGGAATCGCTGCTGGATTTATCTTCTATACGATCATGAAAGTAGTCAAAGGCAAAACTAGTGAGATTTCATTTGCTTTATGGGTTGTTGATATTTTATTCATCCTCAACTTCGTTATTTTAGCAATCATTTAA
- a CDS encoding AraC family transcriptional regulator gives MYQPIQPHHLFHQAYEEKIHYKETVLPDLADVLVCMWESISFDFSGTVKDVIIADGCIDLIVNVLDQSIFYTGSSKTDFNFLSRFPEHYIGFRLKPGAFSALTGREATAAMDQVLFIEEVDVGFDTTLLFTLTIEEMKESLISYLSGLAKCISSTEYIQLFEKLYIKKLASPQALYEYMRLSPRHVQRLFKKHYGLTPQLALSTIKFHHSLTILLKQPADRRELVGNYYDQSHFINEFKKNIGLTPIEFVKLSEQRKMSLLSNTLLT, from the coding sequence ATGTATCAACCGATCCAACCTCATCATCTGTTTCATCAAGCATATGAAGAAAAAATACATTATAAAGAAACGGTTCTCCCAGACTTAGCAGATGTCTTGGTGTGTATGTGGGAGTCTATTTCATTTGACTTTAGCGGTACGGTCAAGGATGTGATCATCGCCGATGGTTGCATTGATTTAATTGTCAATGTCTTGGATCAATCTATTTTTTATACCGGTTCAAGTAAAACGGACTTCAACTTTCTCTCAAGGTTTCCCGAACACTATATTGGTTTTCGCTTAAAGCCAGGCGCTTTTTCTGCCTTAACTGGTCGAGAGGCAACAGCAGCGATGGATCAAGTGTTGTTCATTGAAGAAGTAGATGTTGGGTTTGATACAACCCTTCTTTTTACGCTCACGATTGAAGAAATGAAAGAATCGCTGATCAGCTATTTATCCGGATTAGCCAAATGTATCTCTTCGACGGAATACATTCAGTTATTTGAAAAACTATATATAAAAAAATTAGCTTCCCCACAAGCATTATACGAATATATGAGACTTAGTCCAAGGCATGTCCAACGGCTATTCAAAAAGCATTACGGTCTCACCCCACAATTGGCTCTATCGACCATAAAATTTCATCATAGTTTGACCATTTTATTAAAACAACCTGCCGATCGAAGGGAGCTTGTTGGAAATTATTATGACCAGTCCCATTTTATCAATGAGTTCAAAAAAAATATTGGCCTCACACCCATTGAGTTTGTTAAGTTGAGTGAGCAGCGAAAAATGTCGCTTCTATCCAATACGTTACTAACCTAA
- a CDS encoding YjzD family protein, producing MRYIVTLFWAVILGQVVGYIGGALSSSPYDFTMTTIISLVAGLIVILISAVATPKKETSSASHS from the coding sequence ATGCGATATATCGTCACATTATTTTGGGCAGTCATTTTAGGTCAAGTGGTTGGCTATATCGGTGGTGCATTGTCTAGTAGCCCATATGATTTTACCATGACGACTATTATTTCATTGGTTGCAGGATTGATCGTCATTTTGATCAGCGCTGTTGCAACACCTAAAAAAGAAACTTCGTCCGCTTCACATTCATAA
- a CDS encoding Cof-type HAD-IIB family hydrolase, translated as MNKKLIAIDLDGTTLNPESIITSKTQETLRKAIDAGHHVSIATGRPYRMSYQYYQQLELTTPMVNFNGALVHIPNQQWAGEQETLINKEIVFEILAQKNQLNLDFIAAENRDTFFIDTFDFFDAKFFASPNPKPENLLSPRNLTTNPTSLLVRTEKQYAEQVSAELTRQFGKHVDVRTWGGPMAILEIVSKGIEKAKGIHQVANYLSIEQKDVIAFGDEHNDLELLEYAGWGVAMANGTEQLKGVANDVTEQTNEEDGLANYLEKLLSL; from the coding sequence TTGAACAAAAAATTGATTGCGATCGACTTGGATGGAACAACGTTGAATCCTGAGTCGATCATTACTTCTAAAACCCAAGAAACATTGAGAAAAGCCATTGATGCTGGCCATCATGTCAGTATTGCAACAGGACGTCCTTATCGAATGAGTTATCAATATTATCAACAGTTAGAATTGACAACACCGATGGTCAACTTTAACGGTGCGCTTGTGCATATCCCAAACCAACAATGGGCTGGGGAGCAAGAAACATTGATCAATAAAGAGATTGTTTTTGAGATCTTAGCGCAAAAAAATCAATTGAATCTAGATTTTATTGCTGCGGAGAATCGCGACACTTTCTTTATCGATACTTTTGATTTTTTTGACGCAAAATTCTTTGCTTCACCAAATCCTAAACCAGAAAACCTACTGTCTCCACGAAATCTAACAACTAACCCTACGTCCTTATTGGTACGTACAGAAAAACAATATGCTGAACAAGTTTCTGCCGAACTAACACGTCAATTTGGGAAGCATGTCGATGTAAGGACTTGGGGTGGCCCAATGGCGATACTGGAGATTGTTTCAAAAGGGATCGAAAAAGCGAAAGGAATCCATCAAGTAGCGAATTATCTATCGATCGAACAAAAAGATGTGATTGCTTTTGGTGATGAACACAATGACTTAGAACTTCTTGAATATGCGGGCTGGGGTGTGGCAATGGCTAATGGGACTGAGCAACTAAAAGGCGTAGCCAACGATGTCACTGAGCAAACAAATGAAGAAGACGGTTTGGCGAATTACCTTGAAAAATTACTTTCATTATAA
- a CDS encoding multidrug efflux MFS transporter produces MKVQWRKNLFVAWIGCFFTGSSISLVMPFIPVYVEQLGTPKDQIELFSGLAISVTAFAAAIVAPIWGNLADRKGRKMMMIRAAAGMTITMGSLAFVPNAYWLLVMRFFNGILSGYIPNATAMIASQAPKEKSGWALGTLSTGAVAGTLIGPSMGGALAQWFGMENVFLITGGLLLITTILTIFMVKEDFQPVEKKDMISTKEVFAKMDHFSVLVGLFVTTLILQLGITTISPILTLYIRELSGDTSNILFVSGLIVSVSGVSAVFSSPRLGKLGDKIGNQKVLLAGLVLSFCCYLPMAFVTTPLQLGILRFILGFSTGALMPSINTLISKITPEEGVSRVYSYNQMFTNFGQVLGPMLGSTVAHAYNYSTVFIVTSLFVLTNILLSLFNFRKVLHQKL; encoded by the coding sequence ATGAAGGTTCAATGGAGAAAAAATTTATTCGTAGCTTGGATAGGCTGCTTTTTTACTGGTTCAAGTATCAGTTTAGTCATGCCGTTCATTCCAGTTTACGTCGAACAACTAGGTACACCTAAGGATCAAATTGAATTATTTTCAGGATTAGCGATTTCAGTAACAGCCTTTGCTGCGGCGATCGTTGCGCCTATTTGGGGAAATCTAGCCGATCGAAAAGGACGGAAAATGATGATGATCCGGGCAGCAGCCGGTATGACGATCACTATGGGATCACTAGCTTTTGTCCCAAATGCTTATTGGCTTTTAGTCATGCGTTTCTTTAATGGGATTTTATCTGGATACATACCTAATGCGACAGCGATGATTGCTTCACAAGCGCCTAAAGAGAAAAGTGGTTGGGCGTTAGGCACGCTTTCTACTGGGGCAGTGGCAGGGACGCTGATTGGTCCGTCAATGGGAGGCGCTTTGGCGCAATGGTTCGGAATGGAAAATGTTTTTTTGATTACTGGAGGGTTATTACTGATCACCACGATCTTAACGATTTTCATGGTAAAAGAAGATTTCCAACCGGTAGAGAAAAAAGATATGATCAGTACCAAAGAAGTTTTTGCTAAAATGGATCACTTCTCTGTGTTGGTCGGTTTATTTGTTACTACTCTAATCTTACAATTAGGGATTACCACGATCAGTCCAATCTTGACATTGTACATTCGGGAATTGAGTGGTGATACATCAAATATCTTATTTGTAAGTGGATTGATTGTTTCAGTATCAGGTGTTTCAGCAGTATTTTCTTCTCCAAGACTGGGGAAATTAGGGGATAAGATAGGAAATCAGAAGGTGCTGTTAGCAGGTTTGGTACTTTCGTTTTGTTGTTACTTACCAATGGCATTTGTGACTACGCCCTTACAATTAGGGATCTTACGTTTTATATTAGGTTTTTCGACAGGTGCGTTGATGCCATCAATCAATACATTGATCAGCAAGATCACACCAGAAGAAGGTGTCAGTCGAGTATATAGCTATAACCAAATGTTTACGAACTTTGGTCAAGTACTAGGACCGATGTTAGGTTCGACAGTCGCTCATGCGTACAATTACAGTACAGTGTTTATTGTGACTAGTCTCTTTGTTCTGACGAATATTCTTTTATCACTATTTAATTTTAGAAAAGTACTTCATCAAAAACTATGA
- a CDS encoding VOC family protein: MNFNQAKIGLLIQKDYGECYDFYTKKLGLVPTWGDRKGPYTSFAMAKGEPNCFDMTLAKEMSLVKGYIQSAKNGISDTVVITLPTKDIQKDYAKLTANGVTFLGEPQKIEAWGGFTSAYFRDPEGNLFELNDGY, from the coding sequence ATGAACTTTAATCAGGCAAAAATCGGGTTGTTGATTCAAAAAGATTATGGGGAATGTTATGATTTTTACACAAAAAAATTAGGATTGGTTCCTACATGGGGAGATCGAAAAGGTCCGTATACGTCATTTGCTATGGCAAAAGGAGAACCTAACTGTTTTGATATGACGTTAGCAAAAGAAATGTCTTTGGTCAAAGGGTATATACAGTCTGCTAAAAATGGAATATCTGATACAGTGGTGATCACATTACCTACGAAGGATATCCAAAAGGACTATGCGAAGTTAACCGCCAACGGTGTCACTTTTTTAGGTGAACCTCAGAAAATAGAGGCTTGGGGAGGATTTACCAGTGCCTACTTTAGAGACCCAGAAGGCAATTTGTTTGAACTGAATGATGGATATTAG
- a CDS encoding MurR/RpiR family transcriptional regulator: MSVVSRIESMMNDYSSAERKLADYIVTHVEKIPTMTANELAEAAGLSAPTVVRFSKKLGFQSLTDFKITISTELQAGIVEGFSDIEPNESFYSIKHKLGNNAQVAIKETVDILEEEMIQRVVERLEEAQTVYLYGVGASSLVVEDILQKWSRVGKPIIFEKDIHVLLPQLVSNETKKVLWLVSNSGNSKEVVMIGQLAKEMGIDVIALTQFGNNRLSKLADVVVQTSRPKEITNRSAATNSLLAQFATIDIIFYLYMAKNEKLTEKVTQTKEVIKNYVKQK, from the coding sequence ATGAGCGTAGTGAGTCGCATTGAAAGTATGATGAATGACTATTCTTCTGCCGAAAGAAAACTAGCAGATTATATCGTAACACATGTAGAAAAAATACCAACGATGACAGCCAATGAGCTAGCAGAAGCGGCGGGCCTGAGCGCTCCCACAGTTGTTCGTTTCTCCAAAAAACTTGGATTTCAAAGTTTAACGGATTTTAAAATCACTATTTCCACCGAACTACAAGCAGGTATCGTGGAAGGATTCAGTGATATTGAACCAAATGAATCATTTTATTCGATCAAACATAAATTAGGGAATAATGCGCAAGTGGCGATCAAAGAAACCGTGGATATTTTAGAAGAAGAGATGATCCAACGTGTCGTTGAGCGTCTGGAAGAAGCACAAACAGTTTATCTATATGGCGTGGGCGCATCTTCTTTAGTGGTTGAGGATATCCTCCAAAAATGGTCACGTGTAGGAAAACCAATCATTTTTGAAAAAGACATTCACGTCTTATTGCCACAATTAGTGAGTAATGAGACCAAAAAAGTCCTATGGCTTGTCTCTAACTCAGGAAACAGCAAAGAAGTGGTGATGATCGGACAGTTAGCCAAAGAAATGGGTATCGATGTTATCGCATTGACTCAATTTGGAAATAACCGATTAAGTAAATTGGCCGATGTCGTTGTCCAGACATCAAGACCAAAAGAAATCACGAACCGAAGTGCAGCAACTAACTCATTATTGGCTCAATTTGCAACGATTGATATCATTTTTTATCTTTATATGGCAAAGAATGAAAAATTAACGGAGAAAGTCACTCAAACCAAAGAAGTGATCAAAAATTATGTCAAACAAAAATGA
- a CDS encoding peptidoglycan D,D-transpeptidase FtsI family protein has translation MMKSFMKKNTNNSWLDRIKKGTQEPKNKTFRRSHVPFRLNFLFFIIFTLFVSLIARLGYLQIVNSEELEAKVKSSSSLTVQVSSPRGMIYDATGKALVTNQANQAITFTRGRNMTAEDLLKTANTLTQLIDMPVDENLTTRDKKDFWLADPDHLKAATERLSAKEKSLSTSEQYQATVDKVTDEEINFNEEQLKAATIFKRMNNAYELNTVFIKNSGVTDQELAIVAEHASDLPGVSTGTDWVRQYNAADSIKSILGSVTSEKQGLPADQVEEFLAKGYSRNDRVGQSYLEKQYEDVLQGTKTQYEITLDNNGNVIQQKELYAGEKGSNLMLSINAEFQAKVEEILRNNYQKLVDNGKAQYSPGAYVVAMNPQTGEVLAMTGFSHEQGSKELTENALGTITNAFVPGSVVKAGTLAAGWQSGVISGNQVLVDEPIRLQGSSEKSSVFNRTGSVPLDVVQALELSSNTYMIKVALKMLGLEYVPNMGLPSLSEEAQAYEQLRDGFKQFGLGTVTGIDLPNESAGISHSVEYMKKFNADNGQDWFTPGNFTDLAFGQFDTYTPIQLAQYAATVANGGKRIQPRIVKGIYGNDENGNLGEVKKEMEPVVENTVDVSPEEMALLREGFHQVVHGTNNYTTARSLADAKMDLSAKTGTAETVAEGHPDIVTVNSNIVAYGPTENPEIAVSVVLPNLLDEKDHMNSVIAKEIMNAYYDMFMANR, from the coding sequence ATGATGAAAAGTTTTATGAAAAAAAATACAAATAATTCTTGGTTAGATCGAATAAAAAAAGGAACACAAGAACCAAAAAATAAAACGTTTCGACGTTCACATGTTCCCTTTCGTTTAAATTTCCTTTTTTTCATTATATTTACGTTGTTCGTGTCATTGATTGCTCGATTAGGTTATTTGCAGATCGTAAACAGTGAGGAACTAGAAGCAAAAGTCAAATCATCTTCGTCTCTAACGGTACAAGTAAGTTCACCCCGAGGCATGATCTATGATGCCACTGGGAAAGCTTTGGTGACAAATCAAGCCAACCAAGCAATCACATTCACGAGAGGCAGAAATATGACAGCGGAGGATTTGCTGAAAACAGCAAATACCTTGACACAGTTGATCGATATGCCAGTGGATGAAAACTTGACTACACGTGATAAGAAGGATTTTTGGTTAGCAGACCCCGATCATTTGAAAGCTGCGACTGAACGCCTATCGGCAAAAGAAAAAAGCTTGAGCACGAGTGAACAATACCAAGCAACTGTAGATAAAGTGACAGATGAGGAAATCAATTTCAATGAGGAACAATTGAAAGCAGCAACGATTTTTAAACGAATGAATAATGCTTATGAATTGAATACAGTTTTCATCAAAAATTCTGGTGTTACAGATCAAGAATTGGCGATTGTGGCAGAACATGCATCAGACCTGCCAGGTGTTTCAACAGGAACTGACTGGGTACGTCAGTATAATGCGGCGGATTCCATCAAGAGTATTCTAGGAAGCGTAACGTCAGAAAAACAAGGCTTACCTGCCGATCAAGTAGAAGAATTCTTGGCAAAAGGCTACTCACGTAATGACCGAGTAGGCCAAAGCTATTTAGAAAAACAATATGAAGATGTCTTGCAAGGAACAAAGACTCAATATGAAATCACTTTAGATAACAATGGAAATGTCATCCAACAAAAAGAGTTGTATGCAGGAGAAAAAGGATCGAATTTGATGTTATCGATCAATGCAGAGTTCCAAGCGAAGGTCGAAGAAATTCTTAGAAACAATTATCAAAAATTAGTCGATAATGGAAAAGCCCAATACTCACCAGGTGCGTATGTAGTCGCGATGAATCCTCAAACGGGTGAAGTATTAGCGATGACGGGTTTCAGCCATGAGCAAGGCTCAAAAGAGTTGACTGAAAATGCCCTTGGTACGATCACGAATGCCTTTGTTCCAGGATCTGTTGTAAAGGCAGGTACGTTAGCCGCCGGTTGGCAAAGTGGCGTGATCAGCGGTAATCAAGTATTAGTAGATGAACCAATTCGATTACAGGGCTCTTCAGAAAAAAGTTCCGTCTTCAATCGTACTGGATCTGTACCGTTGGATGTGGTCCAAGCGTTAGAGCTTTCATCAAATACCTATATGATCAAAGTAGCGTTGAAGATGCTAGGGTTAGAGTACGTACCAAATATGGGCTTACCTAGTCTAAGTGAAGAGGCACAAGCGTATGAACAATTGCGTGACGGCTTTAAACAATTTGGACTTGGAACAGTCACAGGGATCGATTTACCAAATGAGTCTGCGGGGATCTCACACTCTGTTGAATACATGAAGAAATTCAATGCAGACAACGGACAAGACTGGTTCACACCAGGAAACTTTACTGACTTGGCATTTGGCCAGTTCGATACGTATACCCCGATCCAGTTAGCGCAATATGCTGCAACGGTGGCGAACGGTGGAAAAAGAATCCAACCACGCATTGTCAAAGGCATTTACGGAAACGACGAGAATGGTAACTTAGGTGAAGTGAAAAAAGAGATGGAACCAGTTGTCGAAAATACAGTAGACGTGTCTCCTGAAGAGATGGCCCTTTTACGTGAAGGATTCCATCAAGTAGTCCATGGAACAAATAACTACACGACTGCTCGATCATTAGCAGATGCAAAAATGGATCTTTCTGCTAAAACAGGGACAGCCGAAACAGTCGCTGAAGGTCATCCCGATATCGTAACAGTCAATAGTAATATCGTGGCCTACGGACCAACAGAAAATCCTGAGATTGCGGTAAGTGTTGTCTTACCAAACCTGCTAGATGAAAAAGACCATATGAATTCGGTCATAGCCAAAGAGATCATGAATGCTTATTACGATATGTTCATGGCAAACAGATAA